In Maylandia zebra isolate NMK-2024a linkage group LG9, Mzebra_GT3a, whole genome shotgun sequence, the genomic stretch gaggtatgtatttatattgttatcttgtcattttagcctgactgtttggaacaactctgctcattaaactgtgttagcatgttagcaattctactgcatggaaaagcagctctgagtgattattcagattttcatgttagttatgattttagtattactgtagtattatggtggtagtattgtagttattgcagcccagtaaactgagtgtgttaactgaaacagtcaaatgtaattggacgtctgcagagatgctctttatttcaggcgacgttcaggataaaaatgttgaaggactgacttacactgtgtttgtgtctttgtttagaagcagagcgacacagatggatccagttctcaaccctgtcatcactgtggtggtgggaaagactttcgttgtgacctttgtggaaaaactttcagtcagcaaGCCACCCTAAAaagacatcaacgtagacacactggagacaaactgcaatactgcaaagaatgtgggagaagcttcaccacaccaactgagttaaaacaacatgaactgattcacagtggggttaaaaagcacctctgtgatcagtgtgggtcatccttcaccactgcaagggagcttaaaagacacaaacgagtccacacaggagagaaaccatacaagtgcagacactgtgacaaaagcttctcacagtcaAATGGTCGTAACTctcatgaacgtacacacatggaaggaaactacagctgtgaccagtgtgacaagagcttcaggaatctcagttcatactccacacacaaacgatcccacgttactaataaactgtttcactgttaccaatgtgcccaaacattcacctcattgtctgctctgtgcaaacatcagcgtgatcactcagggctgaaatcactcccatcactggatcacagtgaatctgaagagacagaaagatcctctggtttcagtgtcagactcaaaaagcttgagatcaggctccacagagttcagatagaataatttaaacttgtgttgaactgaactggttgctgggctgaacttctacataatacagatttaCATGGGATCTTATTTTCTGtcgttttactgagtcagttttgtccttttttctctgtccaggggcccgttcttcgtacgtcgctcactacatccaagatcaaatgacacatccaagaccaaaccatcgcgctaaccgtgagctcgctaatccggttccccgaacacacctgccgttgacgattagtacagcagtaatgtgacatcactgggtgtcgtaaaaggggctacgcatcgatagtagaaacattgatcggcaacccgctgagTGGTcagcgaaaatgtcgaaggagcgcgctcagtattgttcggcagcagagcaagaactcttgattgagggatttcaggagtttcagagtttaattaaaacgcaagggaacactgcaaaggctgcaaaagcaaggagagagggctggcagaaagttgctgacaaattaaactcgtaggtgatttaataataataataataatagattggatttatatagcgcttttcaaggcacccaaagcgctttacaatgccactattcagtcactctcacattcacacactggtggaagcagctacggttgtagccacagctgctctgggacagactgacagaagccaggctgccatatcgcgccatcggcccctctggccaacaccagtaggcggtagggtagatctatcatatgacacgatattatccaatattatatggcattatattgtattataatatgttatattatatccccttacacattagagccacaacaggacccactagaacatgggaacaaataaaagtgaaatataagaatattctacagaatggtaatatttatctcttatattgcttttcgtctcttggaaagagaccctgtaatagtctgttagtttgttcataacagcaaccaagaaaagggcagagcaaaaaaagacaggtggtcgTCCTGCACCCCCttgtcaacaagttggttaagtaaataataccctcacgggaatatcgatatctctctatgagcacactgtcacGCTGAGCtgaaggatcctgtctgtcccgcaatatacgctgaattctgaggactctccttatcaatcttgcaccttccgcaatgggttggtcgcgtatacggacaggacatggctgcgacagacttcccaaatccaccttcgcttttatagccgtggtctctcatcttgattacacgaagtaatttacaattactactctgaaatatgaattacatctgtaataatcacatacacgtaatagaatgttaatagtacatttcccttttttaggaaatgacctgtatgtatctgtgtgaaatcaataaaaggatcaagtgctgcattatctttagttacattgataatatttatttatggtgaaacagtggtggaatatc encodes the following:
- the LOC143420344 gene encoding uncharacterized protein LOC143420344, coding for MSSTQKDQHGARSQRSQEADKPHRRKGEKTHTCDECGKDFTLKANLKQHQVIHTGERPFSCDLCGKSFSWKDSLKQHHLIHSGVKAYSCDQCGRAFNCSRSLQRHLVTHSGIKAYSCDICGKTFSRQEHRNIHLRIHTRHDVYCCEQCGKEFTTDAQLKQHMFTHTEERPYKCDLCEKTFKSPHDLRRHQQIHTRKRLYKCSYCEKQSDTDGSSSQPCHHCGGGKDFRCDLCGKTFSQQATLKRHQRRHTGDKLQYCKECGRSFTTPTELKQHELIHSGVKKHLCDQCGSSFTTARELKRHKRVHTGEKPYKCRHCDKSFSQSNGRNSHERTHMEGNYSCDQCDKSFRNLSSYSTHKRSHVTNKLFHCYQCAQTFTSLSALCKHQRDHSGLKSLPSLDHSESEETERSSGFSVRLKKLEIRLHRVQIE